In a genomic window of Staphylococcus taiwanensis:
- a CDS encoding DUF2197 domain-containing protein, with protein MREVQCMICDSKVLIDENTVEAKRLRNNPIRTFMCDDCKSRLDKPKQRLHLNHNM; from the coding sequence TTGCGTGAAGTTCAATGTATGATTTGTGACAGTAAGGTTTTAATTGATGAAAATACAGTTGAAGCTAAACGATTGCGCAATAACCCGATTCGCACATTTATGTGTGATGATTGTAAAAGCCGTTTGGACAAACCAAAACAACGTTTACATTTAAATCATAATATGTAA
- a CDS encoding pyruvate carboxylase produces MNHIKKILVANRGEIAIRIFRAATELDIQTVAIYSNEDKNSLHRYKADESYLVGKDLGPAESYLNIERIIEVAKKANVDAIHPGYGFLSENEHFAQRCEEEGITFIGPHLEHLDMFGDKVKARTTAIKAELPVIPGTDGPIESYDAAKRFALEAGFPLMIKATSGGGGKGMRIVREESELEDAFYRAKSEAEKSFGNSEVYIERYIDNPKHIEVQIIGDEYGNIVHLYERDCSVQRRHQKVVEVAPSVGLSDDLRERICNAALQLMHKIKYVNAGTVEFLVSGEEFFFIEVNPRVQVEHTITEMITGIDIVKTQILVADGANLFDERIAMPKQEDIQTLGYAIQCRITTEDPANDFMPDSGTIIAYRSSGGFGVRLDAGDGFQGAEISPYYDSLLVKLSTHAVTFKQAEEKMERSLREMRIRGVKTNIPFLINVMRNDKFRNGDYTTKFIEETPELFNIAPTLDRGTKTLEYIGNVTINGFPNVEKRAKPDYETTTIPQVSQTKIHSLSGTKQLLDQKGPNAVAEWVREQQDVLVTDTTFRDAHQSLLATRVRTKDMMNIASKTAEVFKDGFSLEMWGGATFDVAYNFLKENPWERLERLRKAIPNILFQMLLRASNAVGYKNYADNVIEKFVKESANAGVDVFRIFDSLNWVDQMKVANEAVQKAGKISEGAICYTGDILNPERSNVFTLDYYVNLAKELEREGFHILAIKDMAGLLKPKAAYELIGELKAAVNLPIHLHTHDTSGNGLLIYKEAIDAGVDIIDTAVASMSGLTSQPSANSLYYALNGFNRNMRTDIEGLEELSHYWGTVRPYYNDFESDIKSPNTEIYQHEMPGGQYSNLGQQAKSLGLGERFNEVKDMYRRVNFMFGDIVKVTPSSKVVGDMALYMVQNDLDEQAVIEQGNKLDFPESVVSYFKGDIGQPVNGFNKKLQEVILKGQKPLTERPGEYLEPVNFDAIRQELIDKSYGEVTEQDVISYVLYPKVFDQYIQTKQQYGDLSLLDTPTFFFGMRNGETVEIEIDTGKRLIIKLETISEADENGNRTIYYVMNGQARRITIKDDNIKTNANVKPKADKSNPNHIGAQMPGSVTEVKVAVGDEVTVNQPLLITEAMKMETTIQAPFNGTIKKVTVVSGDAIATGDLLIEIEKA; encoded by the coding sequence TTGAACCACATAAAAAAGATATTAGTAGCCAATCGTGGTGAAATTGCAATTAGAATTTTTAGGGCAGCAACAGAATTAGATATTCAAACGGTAGCAATTTATTCTAATGAGGATAAAAATTCTTTACATAGATATAAAGCAGATGAATCTTATTTAGTTGGTAAAGATTTAGGACCAGCTGAAAGCTATTTAAACATAGAACGTATTATTGAAGTAGCTAAGAAAGCAAATGTTGACGCAATTCATCCAGGTTATGGTTTCTTAAGTGAAAATGAACATTTTGCGCAACGATGTGAGGAAGAAGGAATTACATTTATTGGTCCTCATTTAGAACATTTAGATATGTTTGGTGACAAAGTAAAAGCAAGAACCACTGCTATAAAAGCTGAACTACCTGTTATACCTGGTACAGATGGTCCAATTGAAAGCTACGATGCTGCTAAAAGATTTGCACTTGAAGCAGGTTTCCCTTTAATGATTAAAGCCACAAGTGGTGGTGGCGGTAAAGGAATGCGTATCGTCCGTGAAGAGAGTGAATTAGAAGATGCCTTTTATCGCGCTAAATCAGAAGCGGAGAAATCTTTTGGAAATAGTGAAGTTTATATTGAAAGATATATTGATAATCCTAAGCATATTGAAGTACAAATCATTGGCGATGAATATGGCAATATCGTGCATTTGTATGAAAGAGATTGTTCAGTTCAGCGACGACACCAAAAAGTAGTTGAAGTAGCACCTTCTGTTGGCTTATCAGATGATTTAAGAGAACGTATTTGTAATGCAGCACTGCAATTGATGCACAAGATAAAATACGTTAATGCAGGAACAGTTGAATTTTTAGTGTCTGGTGAAGAATTCTTCTTTATTGAAGTAAATCCGCGTGTACAAGTAGAACATACGATTACCGAAATGATAACAGGTATAGATATAGTTAAGACACAAATATTAGTAGCTGATGGCGCAAATTTATTTGACGAACGTATTGCTATGCCGAAACAAGAAGATATTCAAACATTGGGATATGCGATTCAATGTCGTATAACAACGGAAGATCCTGCTAATGATTTCATGCCTGATTCAGGTACTATCATTGCTTATCGATCTAGTGGTGGATTCGGCGTACGTTTAGATGCGGGTGATGGTTTCCAAGGTGCTGAAATATCACCATATTATGATTCTTTATTAGTTAAATTATCAACACATGCTGTTACTTTTAAACAAGCGGAAGAAAAAATGGAACGTTCTTTACGCGAAATGCGAATTCGTGGTGTTAAAACGAATATCCCATTCTTAATAAATGTAATGCGCAATGATAAGTTTAGAAATGGTGATTATACTACTAAATTTATTGAAGAAACGCCCGAATTATTTAATATTGCGCCAACGCTCGATAGAGGAACTAAAACCCTAGAATATATTGGGAATGTGACGATAAATGGTTTTCCTAATGTAGAAAAACGTGCGAAACCAGACTACGAAACAACGACAATACCACAAGTATCACAAACTAAAATTCATAGTTTAAGTGGTACGAAACAATTATTAGATCAAAAAGGGCCAAATGCAGTTGCTGAATGGGTACGAGAACAACAAGATGTATTAGTTACAGATACAACATTTCGTGATGCACACCAATCTTTATTAGCTACACGAGTACGAACTAAAGATATGATGAATATTGCATCTAAAACGGCTGAAGTATTTAAAGATGGTTTCTCTTTGGAAATGTGGGGTGGTGCAACATTTGATGTAGCATATAATTTCTTAAAAGAAAATCCATGGGAACGATTAGAAAGGTTACGTAAAGCTATTCCAAATATTTTGTTCCAAATGTTATTGCGTGCTTCTAATGCTGTAGGATATAAAAACTATGCTGATAATGTCATTGAAAAATTTGTTAAAGAGAGTGCAAACGCTGGCGTAGATGTATTCAGAATTTTTGATTCACTGAATTGGGTTGACCAGATGAAAGTGGCTAATGAAGCGGTACAAAAGGCGGGTAAAATTTCTGAAGGTGCAATTTGCTATACTGGCGATATTTTAAACCCAGAACGCTCAAATGTATTCACTTTAGATTATTATGTAAATTTAGCTAAAGAACTTGAACGTGAAGGGTTCCACATACTAGCGATTAAAGATATGGCAGGGTTGTTAAAACCAAAAGCTGCTTATGAATTGATTGGAGAATTGAAGGCAGCTGTTAACCTACCAATACATTTGCATACACATGATACAAGTGGAAATGGACTGCTCATTTATAAAGAAGCAATTGATGCTGGTGTCGATATTATTGACACAGCTGTTGCATCGATGAGTGGCTTAACAAGTCAACCAAGTGCGAATTCATTATATTATGCATTGAATGGATTTAACCGTAATATGCGTACAGATATTGAAGGTCTTGAGGAACTTAGTCATTATTGGGGTACTGTGCGACCATATTACAATGATTTTGAAAGTGATATTAAATCTCCAAATACTGAAATATATCAACATGAAATGCCTGGTGGTCAATATTCTAATTTAGGACAACAAGCTAAAAGTTTAGGCTTGGGCGAGCGTTTTAATGAAGTGAAAGATATGTATCGACGTGTTAATTTCATGTTTGGCGATATTGTAAAAGTAACACCTTCTTCTAAAGTGGTAGGAGATATGGCACTTTACATGGTACAAAATGATTTAGATGAGCAAGCAGTTATTGAACAGGGTAATAAATTGGATTTTCCTGAATCAGTTGTTTCTTATTTTAAAGGAGACATTGGTCAACCAGTTAATGGCTTTAATAAAAAATTACAAGAAGTCATTTTAAAAGGACAGAAACCTTTAACAGAACGACCTGGTGAATATCTAGAACCTGTAAACTTTGACGCTATACGACAAGAACTGATTGATAAAAGTTATGGGGAAGTAACTGAACAAGACGTGATCAGTTATGTATTATATCCAAAGGTATTTGATCAATATATTCAAACGAAACAACAATATGGTGATTTGTCGTTGCTTGACACGCCTACTTTCTTTTTTGGAATGCGAAATGGTGAAACCGTAGAAATTGAAATTGATACTGGTAAGCGGTTAATCATTAAATTAGAAACGATTAGTGAAGCAGATGAAAATGGTAATCGTACGATTTATTACGTAATGAATGGACAAGCACGTCGTATTACCATTAAAGACGATAATATTAAAACGAATGCGAATGTCAAACCGAAAGCTGATAAATCAAATCCTAACCATATTGGTGCACAAATGCCTGGTTCAGTAACGGAAGTTAAAGTGGCAGTTGGAGATGAAGTGACAGTAAATCAACCCTTACTTATCACTGAAGCTATGAAAATGGAAACGACAATTCAGGCACCATTTAATGGAACTATTAAAAAAGTCACAGTAGTGAGTGGAGATGCAATCGCAACTGGTGATTTATTAATAGAAATTGAAAAAGCTTAA
- the typA gene encoding translational GTPase TypA — protein MTNRREDVRNIAIIAHVDHGKTTLVDELLKQSGIFRENEHVDERAMDSNDLERERGITILAKNTAIDYKGTRINILDTPGHADFGGEVERIMKMVDGVVLVVDAYEGTMPQTRFVLKKALEQDLKPVVVVNKIDKPSARPEGVVDEVLDLFIELEANDEQLDFPVVYASAVNGTASLDSEKQDENMQSLYETIIDYVPAPIDNHDEPLQFQVALLDYNDYVGRIGIGRVFRGKMRVGDNVSLIKLDGTVKNFRLTKIFGYFGLKREEIEEAQAGDLIAVSGMEDINVGETVTPTDHQEALPVLRIDEPTLEMTFKVNNSPFAGREGDYVTARQIQERLDQQLETDVSLKVTPTDSPDTWIVAGRGELHLSILIENMRREGFELQVSKPQVILREIDGVLSEPFERVQCEVPSENAGSVIESLGARKGEMLDMSTTDNGLTRLIFMVPARGMIGYTTEFMSMTRGYGIINHTFEEFRPRVKAQIGGRRNGALISMDQGQATAYAIINLEDRGVNFMEPGTEVYEGMIVGEHNRENDLTVNITKAKHQTNVRSATKDQTQTMNRPRILTLEEALEYINDDELVEVTPQNIRLRKKILNKSLREKEAKRVKQMMQEEQ, from the coding sequence ATGACTAATAGAAGAGAAGATGTACGTAATATCGCAATTATTGCTCACGTCGACCATGGTAAAACGACTTTAGTTGACGAATTACTTAAACAATCTGGTATTTTCAGAGAAAATGAACATGTTGATGAAAGAGCAATGGACTCTAACGATTTAGAAAGAGAACGTGGTATTACAATTCTTGCGAAAAATACTGCAATTGACTATAAAGGTACAAGAATTAACATCTTAGATACACCTGGACACGCTGACTTCGGTGGCGAAGTTGAACGTATTATGAAAATGGTAGACGGTGTTGTACTCGTTGTAGATGCGTATGAAGGTACAATGCCTCAAACACGTTTCGTGCTTAAAAAAGCACTTGAACAAGACTTAAAACCTGTTGTGGTTGTAAATAAAATTGATAAGCCATCTGCTAGACCTGAAGGCGTAGTAGATGAAGTCTTAGACTTATTCATCGAATTAGAAGCGAATGATGAACAATTAGATTTCCCAGTTGTATACGCTTCAGCTGTTAATGGTACTGCAAGCCTTGATTCTGAGAAACAAGACGAAAACATGCAGTCTTTATATGAAACAATTATTGATTATGTACCAGCGCCAATTGATAACCACGATGAACCATTACAATTCCAAGTTGCATTATTAGACTATAATGACTATGTTGGACGTATCGGTATTGGTCGTGTATTTAGAGGTAAAATGCGTGTAGGTGACAATGTATCACTTATTAAACTAGATGGTACAGTTAAGAATTTCCGCCTAACTAAAATCTTTGGTTATTTCGGATTAAAACGTGAAGAAATTGAAGAAGCACAAGCTGGTGACTTAATAGCAGTTTCAGGAATGGAAGATATTAACGTTGGTGAAACAGTGACACCAACTGATCATCAAGAAGCATTACCTGTATTACGTATTGATGAACCTACACTTGAAATGACTTTCAAAGTTAACAATTCACCATTTGCGGGTCGTGAAGGTGATTATGTTACTGCACGTCAAATTCAAGAACGTTTAGATCAACAACTTGAAACAGACGTTTCATTAAAAGTAACACCAACTGATTCTCCAGATACATGGATCGTTGCAGGTCGTGGTGAATTACATTTATCTATTTTAATTGAGAATATGAGACGTGAAGGTTTCGAACTTCAAGTATCTAAACCTCAAGTAATTTTACGTGAAATCGATGGTGTATTAAGTGAACCGTTTGAACGTGTACAATGTGAAGTACCTTCTGAAAATGCCGGTTCAGTTATCGAATCATTAGGTGCACGTAAAGGTGAAATGTTAGATATGTCGACTACTGATAACGGTTTAACACGTTTAATCTTCATGGTACCTGCACGTGGTATGATTGGTTATACAACTGAATTTATGTCTATGACTCGTGGTTATGGTATTATCAACCATACTTTTGAAGAGTTTAGACCTCGTGTAAAAGCACAAATTGGTGGTCGTCGTAACGGTGCACTAATTTCTATGGACCAAGGTCAAGCAACTGCATACGCTATCATCAACTTAGAAGATCGTGGCGTTAACTTCATGGAACCTGGTACTGAAGTATATGAAGGTATGATTGTTGGTGAACATAACCGTGAAAATGATTTAACCGTTAATATTACAAAAGCGAAACACCAAACTAACGTGCGTTCAGCTACTAAAGACCAAACACAAACAATGAACCGTCCTAGAATTCTTACACTTGAAGAAGCGTTAGAATATATTAATGACGATGAGTTAGTAGAAGTTACACCTCAAAATATTCGACTTAGAAAGAAAATATTAAACAAATCATTACGTGAAAAAGAAGCAAAACGTGTAAAACAAATGATGCAAGAAGAACAATAA
- a CDS encoding DUF5325 family protein yields the protein MEKPKSKGIFWVLSIIAVIFLVLFSFSVGAGSIPMMILTFILFIATFGGGFMLKKKYRENDWL from the coding sequence ATGGAAAAACCAAAATCTAAAGGCATATTTTGGGTGCTATCCATTATAGCTGTTATATTCTTAGTGCTTTTTAGTTTCAGCGTTGGTGCTGGTAGTATTCCAATGATGATTTTAACATTTATACTTTTCATTGCAACATTTGGCGGCGGTTTCATGCTTAAAAAGAAATATCGTGAAAACGACTGGCTATAA
- a CDS encoding YlaN family protein produces the protein MPKQSKMSNVAYEQLNQDADRILHLIKVQMDNLTLPSCPLYEEVLDTQMFGLQKEVDFAVKLGLVDKEDGKNLMLRLEKELSKLHEAFTNV, from the coding sequence ATGCCGAAGCAATCGAAGATGAGTAATGTGGCATATGAACAATTAAATCAAGATGCTGATAGAATCTTACACTTAATTAAAGTTCAAATGGACAATTTAACATTACCATCATGCCCATTATATGAAGAAGTTCTCGACACACAAATGTTTGGCTTACAAAAAGAAGTGGATTTTGCGGTTAAACTAGGTCTAGTAGACAAAGAAGACGGTAAAAATTTAATGCTTCGTTTAGAGAAAGAATTGTCTAAATTGCATGAAGCTTTCACAAATGTGTAA
- a CDS encoding FtsW/RodA/SpoVE family cell cycle protein, translating to MNNLKKIFRYAGKTSKFIDYPLLITYVILCLLGLVMVYSASMVAATKGTLTGGIEVSGTYFYNRQLIYVIMSFIVVFIIAFMMNIKILQNSRVQMWIMSAVFILLCLTLVVGKNINGSKSWINLGFMNLQASELLKIAFILYISYVINRKLPQVREKLKVIRAPLFLIGASLFLVLLQGDIGQTLLIIIIIVSMFIFAGIGVQKLVRGPVLLIIGSFIAIAGFFLISGLMPHYLKARFSTLMNPFSSESGTGYHLSNSLMAIGNGGLFGRGLGNGIMKLGYLPEAHTDFIFAVICEELGLVGGLFVICALFFIVYRAFMLATKTPSYFYKLICVGVASYIGSQTFVNLGGISATIPLTGVPLPFISFGGSSMLSLSIAMGLLLLVGKQIKMDEKRAKNNKKQKIDIPRQY from the coding sequence ATGAATAACTTGAAAAAAATCTTTCGATATGCGGGTAAAACGTCTAAGTTTATCGATTATCCATTATTAATTACATATGTTATTTTATGCCTATTAGGTTTAGTCATGGTATATAGTGCCAGTATGGTGGCCGCCACTAAAGGAACGTTAACGGGTGGAATAGAAGTGTCAGGTACATACTTCTATAATAGACAACTTATATACGTAATCATGAGTTTTATAGTGGTGTTTATTATTGCATTTATGATGAATATCAAGATACTTCAAAACTCGAGAGTTCAAATGTGGATTATGTCTGCTGTTTTTATATTACTTTGTTTAACTTTAGTTGTAGGTAAGAATATTAATGGTTCAAAGAGTTGGATTAACTTGGGCTTCATGAACTTACAAGCATCTGAATTATTAAAAATAGCATTTATCTTGTATATTTCTTATGTAATAAATAGAAAATTACCTCAAGTAAGAGAAAAATTAAAAGTAATACGAGCACCACTGTTTTTAATTGGTGCAAGTTTATTTCTAGTATTGTTACAAGGTGACATTGGTCAAACATTATTAATCATTATCATTATTGTTTCAATGTTTATCTTTGCAGGCATTGGTGTACAAAAACTCGTTCGTGGTCCGGTCCTTTTAATTATAGGTAGTTTTATTGCTATTGCAGGATTTTTCTTGATCAGCGGTTTGATGCCTCACTATTTAAAGGCTCGTTTCAGTACATTAATGAATCCGTTTAGTTCAGAATCTGGTACAGGTTATCATTTATCTAACTCATTGATGGCAATTGGTAATGGCGGATTGTTTGGACGTGGTTTAGGTAATGGTATTATGAAACTTGGATACTTACCTGAGGCACACACTGACTTTATCTTTGCAGTGATATGTGAAGAATTAGGTTTAGTAGGTGGATTATTTGTAATTTGTGCATTATTTTTCATTGTATATCGTGCATTTATGTTAGCTACAAAAACACCATCTTATTTTTATAAATTAATTTGCGTTGGCGTAGCAAGTTACATTGGTAGCCAGACTTTCGTTAATTTGGGTGGTATTTCAGCAACGATTCCATTAACAGGTGTTCCATTACCATTTATAAGTTTTGGTGGATCATCTATGTTAAGTTTAAGTATTGCGATGGGCTTATTGCTATTAGTTGGAAAACAAATCAAAATGGACGAAAAGCGTGCGAAGAATAATAAGAAACAAAAAATTGATATACCTAGACAATATTAA
- a CDS encoding inositol monophosphatase family protein codes for MSLYEFAQGLVLEAGNQVRTMMKEELRIETKSNPNDLVTNVDKATENYIYDAILKNYPDHRVIGEEGHGHDMDNIEGVVWVVDPIDGTLNFVHQKENFAISIGIYRDGKPYAGLVYDVMKDVLYHAKSGEGAFENKHQLQPIENTLLKQSLIGINPNWVTKPKIGPIFSEIVNQSRSCRAYGSAALEIISVAKGQLAAYITPRLQPWDFAGGLIILNEVGGVGSNLLNEQLTIASANSILIGNSDIHKEIVENYLNPHLEVLTEVHQRFKK; via the coding sequence ATGTCACTATACGAATTTGCCCAAGGTTTAGTGTTAGAAGCTGGAAACCAAGTTAGAACGATGATGAAAGAAGAATTGCGTATTGAAACTAAGTCGAATCCAAATGATTTAGTAACGAACGTAGATAAAGCCACAGAGAATTATATATATGACGCTATTTTAAAAAATTATCCTGACCACCGTGTTATTGGTGAAGAGGGACACGGTCATGATATGGATAATATAGAAGGTGTTGTCTGGGTAGTGGATCCAATTGATGGTACGTTAAATTTCGTTCATCAAAAAGAAAACTTCGCGATTTCTATTGGGATTTATCGAGATGGTAAACCATATGCAGGACTCGTTTACGATGTGATGAAAGATGTATTGTACCATGCTAAGTCTGGTGAGGGTGCATTTGAAAATAAACATCAATTACAGCCTATTGAGAACACATTATTAAAACAAAGTTTAATAGGAATAAATCCCAATTGGGTTACAAAACCTAAAATCGGTCCTATTTTCTCTGAAATTGTTAATCAATCAAGAAGTTGCAGAGCATATGGAAGCGCAGCTTTAGAAATTATTAGTGTTGCAAAGGGACAACTTGCTGCATATATCACACCAAGATTGCAACCATGGGATTTTGCAGGAGGACTCATTATTTTAAATGAAGTTGGTGGCGTCGGTAGTAATTTGTTAAATGAACAACTTACTATTGCGAGTGCAAACTCAATATTAATTGGAAATTCAGACATTCATAAAGAAATAGTAGAAAACTATCTCAATCCGCACCTTGAGGTACTAACAGAAGTACATCAGCGTTTTAAAAAATAA
- a CDS encoding stage II sporulation protein M has product MIHLDLSSFMKRTNQFMIFNLSLCAVIAIIFYIIGLNIHDYSDYPNAKLNGNVDNRFSGLIEIFVNNAFIVPLVSLIIAIIPIPYLYLIPTISTLFSLSMSIGIQFAYKTNEGIALLIGILPHSLLEIYIISLELSILFVVNRYFRKVLINLFKKEKGHVPHLLCIIKFIVKYYLMFIVPFAFICAFIEVFITPNWYSLLKKILVAQSIYF; this is encoded by the coding sequence TTGATTCATTTAGATCTTTCATCATTCATGAAAAGAACCAATCAATTTATGATATTTAATCTTAGTTTGTGTGCAGTGATTGCCATTATATTTTATATTATTGGATTGAATATTCATGATTATAGTGACTATCCTAATGCCAAGTTAAACGGCAATGTTGATAATCGTTTTAGTGGGTTAATAGAAATATTTGTTAATAATGCTTTCATAGTACCTTTGGTTTCACTTATTATTGCAATCATCCCTATACCTTATTTATATTTGATTCCGACAATATCTACACTGTTTTCACTATCAATGTCTATTGGTATTCAATTTGCTTATAAAACCAATGAAGGAATAGCTCTTTTGATAGGCATATTACCGCATAGTTTATTAGAAATTTATATTATTAGTTTAGAACTTTCAATATTATTTGTTGTAAATAGATATTTTAGAAAAGTATTAATTAACTTATTTAAAAAGGAAAAAGGACATGTACCGCATTTATTATGTATAATCAAGTTTATAGTTAAATACTATTTAATGTTTATAGTACCGTTTGCCTTTATTTGTGCGTTTATTGAAGTTTTTATTACACCTAATTGGTATAGCTTACTAAAAAAGATATTAGTTGCTCAATCAATATATTTTTAA
- a CDS encoding DUF1054 domain-containing protein — MTQYTFKPKDFKAFDVDGLDARMEALNEYVRPQLNKLGDYFSDYFTSQTGDTFYPHVAKHARRSVNPPIDTWVAFAPNKRGYKMLPHFQIGLFRNELFLMFGVMHEGKDKAERVKVFDKHFDILKDLPEDYKVSLDHMKQEKSYIKDMSDDELHQAIDRVKNVKKGEFFVARTLEPSDSRLKSDKDFLAFVKETFDEFLKFYE, encoded by the coding sequence ATGACGCAATATACTTTTAAGCCTAAAGATTTTAAAGCGTTTGACGTAGATGGTTTAGATGCTCGTATGGAAGCATTAAATGAATACGTTAGACCTCAATTAAATAAACTTGGTGATTACTTTAGCGACTATTTCACATCACAAACTGGCGATACATTTTATCCTCATGTTGCAAAACATGCACGTAGAAGTGTCAATCCTCCTATTGATACTTGGGTCGCTTTCGCACCTAACAAACGTGGATATAAAATGCTTCCCCATTTTCAAATTGGCTTATTCAGAAATGAATTATTTTTAATGTTTGGTGTAATGCATGAAGGTAAAGATAAAGCTGAACGCGTGAAAGTATTTGATAAGCATTTTGATATATTAAAAGACTTACCTGAAGATTATAAAGTAAGTTTAGATCATATGAAACAAGAAAAATCATACATCAAAGATATGAGTGATGATGAATTACATCAGGCAATTGATCGAGTTAAAAATGTTAAAAAAGGTGAATTCTTTGTAGCTCGTACATTAGAACCAAGTGATTCACGATTAAAATCGGATAAAGATTTTTTAGCTTTTGTAAAAGAAACATTTGATGAATTTCTTAAATTCTATGAATAA
- a CDS encoding heme A synthase has protein sequence MFNKRNLKWLSVLATIIMALVQLGGALVTKTGSEDGCGASWPLCHGALLPQNLPIATIIELSHRAVSGISLIVVLWLAITAWKNIGYIKEVKPLAIISIAFLLVQALIGAAAVIWQQNSYVLALHFGISLISFSSVFVLMLIIFDVDKKYEADELFIRKPLRTLTWIMTGVVYLTIYTGALVRHAKASLAYGGWPLPFNDIVPHTEQDWVQFAHRGMAFITFIWIMITFIHAVKNYSENRTIRYGYTTAFILIIIQVITGALSVMTHVNLFIALIHALCITILFGMIAYFIMLMLRSIRSKKD, from the coding sequence TTGTTTAACAAACGAAACCTTAAATGGTTATCAGTATTAGCGACTATTATTATGGCATTGGTTCAACTTGGTGGTGCGCTAGTTACTAAGACAGGCTCAGAAGACGGTTGCGGCGCTTCTTGGCCATTATGTCACGGTGCTTTATTACCACAGAATTTACCGATAGCAACAATTATAGAATTAAGTCATCGTGCTGTGTCTGGCATATCTTTAATCGTAGTACTTTGGCTAGCTATTACTGCTTGGAAAAATATCGGGTATATCAAAGAAGTTAAACCACTTGCAATTATTAGTATTGCATTTTTATTGGTTCAAGCACTGATAGGTGCAGCAGCTGTTATTTGGCAACAAAACTCATATGTTTTAGCGCTTCATTTTGGTATTTCATTAATCAGTTTCTCTTCTGTATTTGTATTGATGCTTATCATTTTCGATGTAGATAAAAAATATGAAGCTGATGAACTATTTATAAGAAAGCCTTTAAGAACGCTAACTTGGATTATGACTGGTGTTGTATATTTAACAATCTATACTGGTGCATTAGTACGACATGCTAAAGCTAGTTTAGCCTATGGCGGTTGGCCATTACCATTTAATGATATTGTGCCTCATACTGAACAAGATTGGGTTCAATTTGCCCACCGTGGTATGGCATTTATTACATTCATATGGATTATGATTACATTTATCCATGCTGTTAAGAATTACTCTGAAAATCGTACAATTAGATATGGTTATACGACTGCATTTATATTAATTATCATTCAAGTGATTACAGGGGCACTATCTGTAATGACACATGTTAATCTATTTATTGCTTTAATACATGCATTATGTATTACTATTTTATTCGGTATGATAGCATACTTTATCATGCTAATGCTTCGCTCAATCAGAAGTAAAAAAGACTAA